A region of Channa argus isolate prfri chromosome 8, Channa argus male v1.0, whole genome shotgun sequence DNA encodes the following proteins:
- the mbd3b gene encoding methyl-CpG-binding domain protein 3b isoform X8: MDLSSFDFRTGKMLMSKLNKNRQRLRYDNNNQNKGKPDLNTSLPVRQTASIFKQPVTKVTNHPNNKVKTDPQKAVDQPRQLFWEKKLSGLNAYDIAEELVKTMELPKGLQGVGPGCTDKTLLSAIASALHTSAAPITGQLSAAVEKNPGVWLNTTQPLCKAFIVTDEDIRKQEELVYSVRKRLEEALMADMLAHVEEAANEGFRLDGFVQHLCTYTIVSSRSLRHSSPEELSPVSASN, translated from the exons ATGGACCTCAGTTCCTTTGATTTCCGCACAGGGAAGATGCTGATGAGCAAACTGAACAAGAACCGCCAGAGACTGCGATATGACAACAATAATCAGAACAAG GGCAAACCTGACTTGAACACATCGCTTCCAGTCAGACAGACGGCCTCCATATTTAAACAGCCCGTTACTAAGGTTACCAACCATCCTAACAACAAAGTAAAGACGGATCCTCAGAAAGCCGTTGACCAGCCCAGACAG CTCTTCTGGGAAAAGAAACTCAGTGGCCTGAATGCTTACGACATTGCAGAAGAGCTGGTGAAAACAATGGAACTGCCCAAAGGCCTGCAAG GTGTTGGTCCAGGCTGCACAGACAAGACTCTTCTGTCGGCTATTGCGAGCGCACTTCACACCAGCGCTGCTCCTATTACAGGCCAGCTGTCGGCAGCTGTGGAGAAAAACCCCGGTGTCTGGCTCAACACGACACAACCACTGTGCAAGGCCTTCATAGTCACTGATGAGGACATTAG AAAACAGGAGGAGCTGGTGTACAGCGTGAGAAAAAGGCTGGAGGAGGCACTGATGGCTGATATGCTGGCCCATGTTGAGGAGGCTGCCAATGAAG GTTTTCGTCTGGATGGGTTTGTTCAACACCTGTGCACATACACAATCGTGTCCAGTAGGAGCCTACGGCACTCCAGCCCTGAAGAACTGTCCCCCGTATCTGCGTCCAACTGA
- the mbd3b gene encoding methyl-CpG-binding domain protein 3b isoform X3, whose product MDKNEGEEQDEEQRQERGEAGRLYSLCPSGKKFRSKPQLARYLGNQMDLSSFDFRTGKMLMSKLNKNRQRLRYDNNNQNKGKPDLNTSLPVRQTASIFKQPVTKVTNHPNNKVKTDPQKAVDQPRQLFWEKKLSGLNAYDIAEELVKTMELPKGLQGVGPGCTDKTLLSAIASALHTSAAPITGQLSAAVEKNPGVWLNTTQPLCKAFIVTDEDIRKQEELVYSVRKRLEEALMADMLAHVEEAANEGFRLDGFVQHLCTYTIVSSRSLRHSSPEELSPVSASN is encoded by the exons TCCATCTGGGAAGAAGTTTCGGAGCAAGCCTCAGCTGGCCCGTTACCTCGGTAACCAGATGGACCTCAGTTCCTTTGATTTCCGCACAGGGAAGATGCTGATGAGCAAACTGAACAAGAACCGCCAGAGACTGCGATATGACAACAATAATCAGAACAAG GGCAAACCTGACTTGAACACATCGCTTCCAGTCAGACAGACGGCCTCCATATTTAAACAGCCCGTTACTAAGGTTACCAACCATCCTAACAACAAAGTAAAGACGGATCCTCAGAAAGCCGTTGACCAGCCCAGACAG CTCTTCTGGGAAAAGAAACTCAGTGGCCTGAATGCTTACGACATTGCAGAAGAGCTGGTGAAAACAATGGAACTGCCCAAAGGCCTGCAAG GTGTTGGTCCAGGCTGCACAGACAAGACTCTTCTGTCGGCTATTGCGAGCGCACTTCACACCAGCGCTGCTCCTATTACAGGCCAGCTGTCGGCAGCTGTGGAGAAAAACCCCGGTGTCTGGCTCAACACGACACAACCACTGTGCAAGGCCTTCATAGTCACTGATGAGGACATTAG AAAACAGGAGGAGCTGGTGTACAGCGTGAGAAAAAGGCTGGAGGAGGCACTGATGGCTGATATGCTGGCCCATGTTGAGGAGGCTGCCAATGAAG GTTTTCGTCTGGATGGGTTTGTTCAACACCTGTGCACATACACAATCGTGTCCAGTAGGAGCCTACGGCACTCCAGCCCTGAAGAACTGTCCCCCGTATCTGCGTCCAACTGA
- the mbd3b gene encoding methyl-CpG-binding domain protein 3b isoform X2: MDKNDRGEEQDEEQRQERGEAGRLYSLCPSGKKFRSKPQLARYLGNQMDLSSFDFRTGKMLMSKLNKNRQRLRYDNNNQNKGKPDLNTSLPVRQTASIFKQPVTKVTNHPNNKVKTDPQKAVDQPRQLFWEKKLSGLNAYDIAEELVKTMELPKGLQGVGPGCTDKTLLSAIASALHTSAAPITGQLSAAVEKNPGVWLNTTQPLCKAFIVTDEDIRKQEELVYSVRKRLEEALMADMLAHVEEAANEGFRLDGFVQHLCTYTIVSSRSLRHSSPEELSPVSASN, encoded by the exons TCCATCTGGGAAGAAGTTTCGGAGCAAGCCTCAGCTGGCCCGTTACCTCGGTAACCAGATGGACCTCAGTTCCTTTGATTTCCGCACAGGGAAGATGCTGATGAGCAAACTGAACAAGAACCGCCAGAGACTGCGATATGACAACAATAATCAGAACAAG GGCAAACCTGACTTGAACACATCGCTTCCAGTCAGACAGACGGCCTCCATATTTAAACAGCCCGTTACTAAGGTTACCAACCATCCTAACAACAAAGTAAAGACGGATCCTCAGAAAGCCGTTGACCAGCCCAGACAG CTCTTCTGGGAAAAGAAACTCAGTGGCCTGAATGCTTACGACATTGCAGAAGAGCTGGTGAAAACAATGGAACTGCCCAAAGGCCTGCAAG GTGTTGGTCCAGGCTGCACAGACAAGACTCTTCTGTCGGCTATTGCGAGCGCACTTCACACCAGCGCTGCTCCTATTACAGGCCAGCTGTCGGCAGCTGTGGAGAAAAACCCCGGTGTCTGGCTCAACACGACACAACCACTGTGCAAGGCCTTCATAGTCACTGATGAGGACATTAG AAAACAGGAGGAGCTGGTGTACAGCGTGAGAAAAAGGCTGGAGGAGGCACTGATGGCTGATATGCTGGCCCATGTTGAGGAGGCTGCCAATGAAG GTTTTCGTCTGGATGGGTTTGTTCAACACCTGTGCACATACACAATCGTGTCCAGTAGGAGCCTACGGCACTCCAGCCCTGAAGAACTGTCCCCCGTATCTGCGTCCAACTGA
- the mbd3b gene encoding methyl-CpG-binding domain protein 3b isoform X6, giving the protein MDKNDPSGKKFRSKPQLARYLGNQMDLSSFDFRTGKMLMSKLNKNRQRLRYDNNNQNKGKPDLNTSLPVRQTASIFKQPVTKVTNHPNNKVKTDPQKAVDQPRQLFWEKKLSGLNAYDIAEELVKTMELPKGLQGVGPGCTDKTLLSAIASALHTSAAPITGQLSAAVEKNPGVWLNTTQPLCKAFIVTDEDIRKQEELVYSVRKRLEEALMADMLAHVEEAANEGFRLDGFVQHLCTYTIVSSRSLRHSSPEELSPVSASN; this is encoded by the exons TCCATCTGGGAAGAAGTTTCGGAGCAAGCCTCAGCTGGCCCGTTACCTCGGTAACCAGATGGACCTCAGTTCCTTTGATTTCCGCACAGGGAAGATGCTGATGAGCAAACTGAACAAGAACCGCCAGAGACTGCGATATGACAACAATAATCAGAACAAG GGCAAACCTGACTTGAACACATCGCTTCCAGTCAGACAGACGGCCTCCATATTTAAACAGCCCGTTACTAAGGTTACCAACCATCCTAACAACAAAGTAAAGACGGATCCTCAGAAAGCCGTTGACCAGCCCAGACAG CTCTTCTGGGAAAAGAAACTCAGTGGCCTGAATGCTTACGACATTGCAGAAGAGCTGGTGAAAACAATGGAACTGCCCAAAGGCCTGCAAG GTGTTGGTCCAGGCTGCACAGACAAGACTCTTCTGTCGGCTATTGCGAGCGCACTTCACACCAGCGCTGCTCCTATTACAGGCCAGCTGTCGGCAGCTGTGGAGAAAAACCCCGGTGTCTGGCTCAACACGACACAACCACTGTGCAAGGCCTTCATAGTCACTGATGAGGACATTAG AAAACAGGAGGAGCTGGTGTACAGCGTGAGAAAAAGGCTGGAGGAGGCACTGATGGCTGATATGCTGGCCCATGTTGAGGAGGCTGCCAATGAAG GTTTTCGTCTGGATGGGTTTGTTCAACACCTGTGCACATACACAATCGTGTCCAGTAGGAGCCTACGGCACTCCAGCCCTGAAGAACTGTCCCCCGTATCTGCGTCCAACTGA
- the mbd3b gene encoding methyl-CpG-binding domain protein 3b isoform X7: MDKNDPSGKKFRSKPQLARYLGNQMDLSSFDFRTGKMLMSKLNKNRQRLRYDNNNQNKGKPDLNTSLPVRQTASIFKQPVTKVTNHPNNKVKTDPQKAVDQPRQLFWEKKLSGLNAYDIAEELVKTMELPKGLQGVGPGCTDKTLLSAIASALHTSAAPITGQLSAAVEKNPGVWLNTTQPLCKAFIVTDEDIRKQEELVYSVRKRLEEALMADMLAHVEEAANEGEALKEEGNGSEDMESV; the protein is encoded by the exons TCCATCTGGGAAGAAGTTTCGGAGCAAGCCTCAGCTGGCCCGTTACCTCGGTAACCAGATGGACCTCAGTTCCTTTGATTTCCGCACAGGGAAGATGCTGATGAGCAAACTGAACAAGAACCGCCAGAGACTGCGATATGACAACAATAATCAGAACAAG GGCAAACCTGACTTGAACACATCGCTTCCAGTCAGACAGACGGCCTCCATATTTAAACAGCCCGTTACTAAGGTTACCAACCATCCTAACAACAAAGTAAAGACGGATCCTCAGAAAGCCGTTGACCAGCCCAGACAG CTCTTCTGGGAAAAGAAACTCAGTGGCCTGAATGCTTACGACATTGCAGAAGAGCTGGTGAAAACAATGGAACTGCCCAAAGGCCTGCAAG GTGTTGGTCCAGGCTGCACAGACAAGACTCTTCTGTCGGCTATTGCGAGCGCACTTCACACCAGCGCTGCTCCTATTACAGGCCAGCTGTCGGCAGCTGTGGAGAAAAACCCCGGTGTCTGGCTCAACACGACACAACCACTGTGCAAGGCCTTCATAGTCACTGATGAGGACATTAG AAAACAGGAGGAGCTGGTGTACAGCGTGAGAAAAAGGCTGGAGGAGGCACTGATGGCTGATATGCTGGCCCATGTTGAGGAGGCTGCCAATGAAGGTGAGGCTCTGAAGGAGGAGGGCAACGGCAGTGAAGACATGGAGAGTGTATAG